The Armatimonadota bacterium DNA window CTGGACCGCACGAATACGTGTTGACCAAGCTGATATCTTTGAAATAGGCCGTTTCGGGAAGAAATGGAAAGTCGTCTTGTGGCGGTAGCGGGGCAAACATCACGAGCGTGCCTTCTGGTTCCAAGAGGTCGAATCCAAGCCGCATTGCTTCGCGATTACCAGGGCAGACAAAGACTGCATCAAATTTGCCGTTTACTTCTTCTGGACGGCACGCTTCAAGACCCTCACCGCTCGCCCATTCAATACGATCTGCTGACTGCTCGATCAGTGTGGACTTCGGAAGAGCAAAGCCGTGCATCAGTCCAAGCGCACCCGCGCCGATGATGGCAACGCGTTCGGTCCCGGAGCCGATCAACACGCTTCGCATGACCATCTTCGCCTTTCGTATCCCTTTGAACACACAGGCAAGAGGCTCGATGAGGGCGGCTTGTCGTGGCGAAAGATCGTCGACGAGATGAGTGTCGTTCAGATTGTCTTCTGAAACTGCGAAGAACTCCGCCATCCCGCCAGGATCGAGGCGTGTGGCTTTCCATTGCGGGCAATGCACAAACGCCGCCCGGAGGCATTGATCGCACTTCATGCAGGGTGCGTGATGGTGCGCAAAAACCCTCGACCCAACAGGGAACCGTTCGTCTTGAGATTCCATCACAGTGCCGGAAACCTCGTGCCCGATGACATGATCGTGTTTGCGATCCATGTACCAGCTCATGAGTTCGCCAGAACAAAGTCCGCAGGCCTCGGTCTTCACCAGAAGTCCTTTCGGTGGACAGTTTGGAGTGTCGACCTCAACGATTTGAATCGATCCGCCGGGGATGTACTTCGCGGCCTTCATGGTCTCAGCGCATACTTAACGCCAATCCCCTCGGCAAGATCTTTAAAGACGGCTTCAGCATCGCGCAGATCGCGATCGCCCGTGACTAATCGATCCACTGGGATCGACAGGTCGCAAATCCACTCTTTGGCCTGCTTGACGGCGTTAGTACCGAAGTGGAACGGACTGAGAACGGTGATCTGGTCGTAGTGCAGCCTGCCGGTGTCAAACGAAGCCCGAGTGCCTGTAGGGCAACCCCCAAAGAGCATCAGCTTGCCGCCTCGCTTGCAGAAATCAATGCTTCTTTCCCACACTTCGACCCGGCCAGTGCACTCAATCACGCAGTCGTAACGTTCCGCGGTTGGCTGGACGGAATCTGTCCAATTCAATGTGTTGGCACCAAGCCCCGCCGCTATGGCAAGTCGCTCTTGATTTCGACCGGCAACGGTGACACTGGCAAAGCCTAGGCTCTTGAGGATCGCGGTGAAAAGCAGTCCGATGGCTCCTGGTCCGATGATGAGCACCGTGTTGTTGCTATTGGCTTGAAGCATGTTGAGGCCGTGGGCAACGCAGGCCAGCGGCTCCAACAGGCTCGCTCTGGAAAATGAAACTTCCGCTGGCTTCTTGAAAACGTGTACTTTCGCGATGTGGGCTGGGATCAGAAGGTATTCGGCGTATGAGCCCAAAACCTTGGTTTCCATAATGTGCTCGCAAAGATTTTCGTCCCCATTCCGGCACCACTCGCATGAGCCGCACGGCGCGCTGTGAACGCCCATGACTTCATCACCAGGTTGGAAGGAAGTCACTCCTTCGCCAACAGAAGCCACAACCCCCGAATATTCGTGACCGAAGACGCCAGGT harbors:
- a CDS encoding alcohol dehydrogenase catalytic domain-containing protein; translated protein: MKAAKYIPGGSIQIVEVDTPNCPPKGLLVKTEACGLCSGELMSWYMDRKHDHVIGHEVSGTVMESQDERFPVGSRVFAHHHAPCMKCDQCLRAAFVHCPQWKATRLDPGGMAEFFAVSEDNLNDTHLVDDLSPRQAALIEPLACVFKGIRKAKMVMRSVLIGSGTERVAIIGAGALGLMHGFALPKSTLIEQSADRIEWASGEGLEACRPEEVNGKFDAVFVCPGNREAMRLGFDLLEPEGTLVMFAPLPPQDDFPFLPETAYFKDISLVNTYSCGPADTSLALKAMRKGVFQPEQIVSDFISIDELPEAYQRMKSHQILKAMVEFPA
- a CDS encoding alcohol dehydrogenase catalytic domain-containing protein; this encodes MSYSEVKVEVGTMQALILDKPGALTLKAIPIPIPGPGEILIRVVVATTCGTDLKAFLRGHPQIPTPGVFGHEYSGVVASVGEGVTSFQPGDEVMGVHSAPCGSCEWCRNGDENLCEHIMETKVLGSYAEYLLIPAHIAKVHVFKKPAEVSFSRASLLEPLACVAHGLNMLQANSNNTVLIIGPGAIGLLFTAILKSLGFASVTVAGRNQERLAIAAGLGANTLNWTDSVQPTAERYDCVIECTGRVEVWERSIDFCKRGGKLMLFGGCPTGTRASFDTGRLHYDQITVLSPFHFGTNAVKQAKEWICDLSIPVDRLVTGDRDLRDAEAVFKDLAEGIGVKYALRP